CCCACGCAGATCATCAGGCAGAGCCTCCTGGAAGGTCTTCCGGTCGGACGCCGAAACGAGCTGCATGAGGATCGGGAACAATCGTTGATCCTTCAGCAACACCGTTGCCGTTGCCAAAGGTGTTGTGATCTGTAGCCCATCAACCCGGGGCAGAACACGAACAAACTTTGACAACTTAATGCGGTAGTCGCCAACAGGGACAGTCTTTCGCTGAAGCGACGACTTCACAGGATCAAGACAGATCGCTGCACCCTTGAATCCGCTAATTTCAACGAAAAGCAATCCCTTGGCGTAAAAAACCTCAAGCTCATCAAACAGTTCTTGATGATCAGCAAAGGCGGACAAAGCATCATCATTGATGCAAAACTGTGCTCGACTCACGCCTTTTGCAGACAAATCTTGCAAGAGACTCATTAATGAATCACTTGGGGCTTCAATCTTCAGGCTTTGCTGAATCGAGTTCAGCCTCGTGGCATAGGGACTGGTGATGACAACAGCGTTCTCATCCGAATCAACGTGAACACCCTCGCGGAATCGATAGTTCAGCATCCTCCAAACACTAGCCTCAAGTGCCTTCGACACCATGGCTGGGATCAGAACAGGCTCACATCAATGCATCAATGAAAATCGCAATCAAAGTCGCCCAAACTAGGACTACGCTGCATCTGCGCAATCCAAAGGGTAGGACAACCACAAGCTCACTGATTCAACGAAACAGGATGAACATACAAGCCGGTATCTCCTGAGAAAGATGGAGATCCAACAGAACCCCATGCAACCGCGACCAAAAGACCTAAGGCAATCGTTAGACCAAATATTTCCAGAATTTTTTATTCACAGCAATTCGAGCCCAAAAATATAACGACAACAGAAGTGCTCCTAAAAATCCGAGCCCCATTCCCCACATCAAAGTGTCTTCAGCACCAAGAAAGTCAATGCAATGGAAGCAAGCACCAGTCATAAAGAATGCAAAGCCAAAAGCCCGAAAATTCTTTGGCAATTCAGTTGTGACCTGAGTGGAGCTGTTCATTTCCGGTTAAAGCCTCTATTCAAAAAGGTGAACCATCCACCAGCGACAAGAAGCATTGCCGGCAGACCCGCGATGAAAACGCTGAAATCCGATTCCGCTGCATTAACAATCCAGAAAATTCCCCAAAACCAGGTCAGGAGAAAAATCAGATTGAGCAGCAGCTTCGAGGAGAATTGAGCAATCAGCACTTCTCCAACTCGACGCTGAAAAGTTGTAGCTTGCGTGTTAGCCATAATCATCAGTGCCAACTAGATTTTGATACTCACGCGTCCCTGTGCCGTATCAATTGCTCCACAAAGCAAGGTCTCCTCGACCAGGCGAGGGATTCAATTGATGCAGACGGAAGCTGAATGGCCCAAAAGGAGAGGCACCGTCGAACGTCTTTTCGCAAGCCATCAACTCACTGCCTGAACAGGATTGGCTTGAAAGCAATTGGGGCTTGCCGAAAACTTCGTCCGTTCACCAACAGATCAGCTCTGCAGAGCAGAAAGCAACGAAAGCTGGCCATCGTCCTTGCCAGAGACCACTTCCCAGCCCCTGGGATCCCATGGACTGAGCAGCGGCTCAAGCGCTCTCAACTGCTGGCCATCCAAGGCTGACATCCAGGCTTCTTCCAATCCCTGCGGAATCAGCACGGGCATCCGGTGATGCAGTGGTTTGACGAGCTGATTCGGACTCGTTGTGAGGACAGTGCAGCTATCAACCTCACTGCCATCACTCCCCAACCAACGCTCCCAGAGGCCAGCAAGCCAGAAGGGTTGGCGATCAATGCGTCTGATCGCGCGACCTTTTTCGAAGAAACAACTGGCAGGGATCAGACAGCGTCGATGACGCCAGGAGCCTCGAAAACTGGGCTTGTCTGCGACCGTTTCCGAACGGGCATTGAAAGGCCTGGGCCCCTGCGAAGGATCCTTCAGCCAACCAGGAATCAATCCCCAAAGCATCAGCGATGCTTCTGGACCCGACTGATCAGAGCGATAGGCCAGCAGCGGCTCGCCAGGAACAATCAAATCGCGTGGTGCGTAGCGAGTGCGATGTTCGTGGTCCATGCGCTCGAGCAAAACCTTTGGAAGCTGGCTCAGGGGCGTGGCGAGGGCATAACGACCGCACATTTCAGCTTGGCTCGATCAGGATTCCTGACGGAAGATACGTTCCAGATCGCGTCTGAACTGCTGAGTGGAAAGAGGTCGCTCTCCGCGACGGCGATTGTTGCGAATCACCAGTGAGCCAATCCACCAGACCTGCAGGCCCGCAAAGACCGAACCGACCACGAGCAAACTGAATGTTGGAGGGTCGAGGTGAAAAGGCATCAGCGAAGCGACAAATCGAGCAAAATGAAGATCCTCGCCACCGGTCAATGAAGGAGATCAGCATTGTTGAGCTGGTTGCCCGCAACTTCGCCCGCTTCGCTGCGGTCTCTGGCGTTGTCGCCCTGGTGATCTGGCTCAGCTGGGTGTTGCTCGATTTCGAGCACATGAACAGTGGATTCACCCTGCCTCAATCTGTGTACTGAGGCAGAGCAAAAGCTAATTCAGCTGACGCCGTCAGCAACAACGTCGGCTTTGACGTCGTTAGCGGCCTCGGCGTCTGCGGTAAAAGCAGCTTCAAGACGATCGGCCTGAGAGCGTGTATCGGGTGCAAATCGGCGAGCAATCAACTCGTCAACGGACAGTCGACCTGGACCCACGGCCAGAATTGCTGTCGCAGATGCGAAATACAGACCAAGAAGCTCAAGCAGGTAGATATTGAATCCAGCGGTGCTGACAGCGTGGTAGATCGCCACGGTCATTGTTCCGAGAATGGCCAGGGCACCGAAACGGGTCAGCAAACCCGTGATCAGCAACCAGCTGCCGCCGACTTCTGAAAAAGCTGCGATGTAAGACAGCGTGATGGGGAAGGGAAGTCCGAGAGGACGGACAAACGCGTCTGCAAAATTGTTGATATTGGCGAGCTTCTCGTAACCGTGGTGGATCAGGAGCACTCCGGTGAAGACTCGGAGCAGAAGCAGACCAGCGTCAGCAAGGAATGGACGAGTAAGAATTGCCCTGATCACAGAACTAAAAGATAGTTTACGAAACGTAAGGGACGAGCCCCCTGTCTCGTGTGACCAAAGAACGGATCAGGCGAAAAATAAGCAGATATACTCATCTGCAGCGGGGTCGCGGCCCGTGGTCGCACCCTCCAGAATGAAGCAACATTACGAGTGCTTGACATGACCAGCGAAGCCCTCATCACTTTGTTCCTTGGCTTCGGGGCTGCGACACTCAGCCTGCTGTTCTGGAAACTGAGCCGTGCTCAGTCAACAAATCGCTTGTAAAGCCAGCGCACAAAACCACCCACCACGGGAACGGGCTCAAAGGTTGGGCCCACGAAATCGAAATAATCCCTGTGGTCCTCCACCTTGCCTTCAGCGTTGAAGCGCAGCCGACTTGTGCCTGGG
This genomic window from Synechococcus sp. MIT S9220 contains:
- a CDS encoding SOS response-associated peptidase is translated as MCGRYALATPLSQLPKVLLERMDHEHRTRYAPRDLIVPGEPLLAYRSDQSGPEASLMLWGLIPGWLKDPSQGPRPFNARSETVADKPSFRGSWRHRRCLIPASCFFEKGRAIRRIDRQPFWLAGLWERWLGSDGSEVDSCTVLTTSPNQLVKPLHHRMPVLIPQGLEEAWMSALDGQQLRALEPLLSPWDPRGWEVVSGKDDGQLSLLSALQS
- a CDS encoding DoxX family protein — protein: MIRAILTRPFLADAGLLLLRVFTGVLLIHHGYEKLANINNFADAFVRPLGLPFPITLSYIAAFSEVGGSWLLITGLLTRFGALAILGTMTVAIYHAVSTAGFNIYLLELLGLYFASATAILAVGPGRLSVDELIARRFAPDTRSQADRLEAAFTADAEAANDVKADVVADGVS